A DNA window from Candidatus Zixiibacteriota bacterium contains the following coding sequences:
- a CDS encoding ECF transporter S component produces MTVKLGPRRISFIALYLALTIILPVAFHQFGVAGRIFLPMHIPVLLCGFTIGATAGAIVGLLAPVLSHLLTGMPPLYAVPLMTLELPLYGIVAGLTYKKMGMNIYLSLLIAMVIGRLAFALGLVILGLFIELPYGPMQFFAAGGAVVTGLPGVILQIIIIPPLVAAIKRAQRAN; encoded by the coding sequence ATGACCGTTAAGCTCGGTCCCCGCCGTATTTCCTTTATCGCCCTGTATCTCGCCCTGACAATTATCCTGCCGGTCGCTTTTCATCAGTTCGGTGTGGCCGGACGAATTTTCCTCCCGATGCATATCCCGGTCCTTCTTTGCGGCTTCACCATCGGCGCTACCGCCGGCGCCATTGTCGGCCTGCTTGCGCCGGTCCTCTCCCATCTTCTGACCGGCATGCCGCCGCTTTATGCCGTGCCGCTCATGACTCTGGAGTTGCCGCTCTATGGTATTGTCGCCGGATTGACCTATAAAAAAATGGGGATGAATATCTATCTATCGCTTCTTATCGCCATGGTCATCGGGCGGCTCGCTTTTGCTCTCGGCCTGGTGATACTGGGATTGTTTATTGAATTGCCGTACGGACCGATGCAGTTTTTTGCCGCGGGTGGCGCGGTGGTAACAGGTCTTCCCGGAGTCATTCTGCAGATTATAATTATCCCACCGCTGGTCGCCGCCATCAAACGAGCGCAAAGAGCTAATTAG